Proteins encoded in a region of the Drosophila sechellia strain sech25 chromosome 2L, ASM438219v1, whole genome shotgun sequence genome:
- the LOC6621600 gene encoding translocation protein SEC62 isoform X1 translates to MSVEEEYFQEEEEEETDIYDDGTEYTEPGAQKVDKPSKDEKNVAKWLKKNVKTKKTKFLSHIVEYFTSSKAIDALMKSKFTEGSNPLFTTREQVIEFLDVMLEHKFFHRAKKVPVTLEEIRGKSGGDKKADKEKSQDKEKEKDKAKDDKKDTDPEGDNGQGDGGASGNEKEKEKKEKKKRKIRLDMHPEQIFVDGSEAYVWIYDPIPLHYWIFGFILLLGAVGICLFPLWPPLLRKGVYYLSITGAGFLVFILALTIVRLIVFIIMWAITGGKLHFWIFPNLTEDVSFFASFWPLYESNYNSDQNNSSAKTDKKSKSKDKKKEKDSDAEDTAVDADGDADGDVDAEVSTLEPEKIELIKEHDTDLEIRKRRKVGADEYEEDDVDEEEPKTQPKDSKAGTPRNSGSDSESSSKDYEIISSSEVQNVAGN, encoded by the exons GAGGAGGAGTACTtccaggaggaggaggaagaggagacGGATATATACGACGATGGCACG GAATACACCGAACCGGGTGCCCAGAAGGTGGACAAGCCGTCAAAGGACGAGAAGAACGTGGCCAAGTGGCTGAAGAAAAACGTTAAGACGAAGAAGACCAAGTTCCTGAGCCACATCGTCGAGTACTTCACCTCCAGCAAGGCCATCGATGCTCTGATGAAATCCAAATTCACCGAGGGCAGCAATCCGCTTTTCACCACCCGGGAGCAGGTAATCGAGTTTCTAGACGTGATGCTGGAGCACAAGTTCTTCCATCGCGCCAAGAAGGTGCCCGTCACTCTGGAGGAGATCAGAGGAAAGTCTGGAGGCGACAAGAAGGCGGACAAGGAGAAGAGCCAAGAcaaggagaaggaaaaggacAAGGCAAAGGATGACAAGAAGGATACCGATCCGGAAGGCGATAATGGCCAAGGAGACGGAGGTGCGTCTGgcaatgaaaaagaaaaggagaaaaaggagaagaaaAAGCGCAAGATCCGCCTGGACATGCATCCCGAGCAGATCTTCGTGGACGGCTCCGAGGCATACGTCTGGATTTACGATCCCATTCCGCTCCACTACTGGATCTTCGGTTTCATCCTGCTACTTGGCGCCGTTGGCATTTGCCTTTTCCCTCTGTGGCCTCCACTGCTACGCAAGGGTGTCTACTACTTGTCCATTACGGGTGCCGGCTTCCTTGTTTTCATCCTGGCTCTGACCATTGTACGTCTTATTGTGTTCATCATCATGTGGGCAATAACCGGCGGCAAGTTGCACTTCTGGATCTTCCCCAACCTAACCGAGGATGTGAGCTTCTTTGCCTCCTTCTGGCCACTATATGAG AGCAACTATAACAGTGACCAAAATAATTCGTCCGCCAAGACCGAcaagaaatcgaaatcgaaggACAAGAAGAAGGAAAAAGATAGCGATGCCGAGGACACAGCCGTGGATGCGGATGGAGATGCTGACGGTGATGTGGATGCGGAGGTTTCCACGCTTGAACCAGAGAAAATCGAGCTTATCAAAGAACATGACACCGACTTGGAAATCCGCAAACGTCGCAAAGTGGGTGCCGACGAATACGAGGAAGACGATGTGGATGAAGAAGAACCGAAGACGCAGCCCAAGGATTCCAAAGCTGG aacgccacgcaaCTCGGGATCGGATTCGGAGAGCTCGAGTAAAGATTACGAGATAATCAGTTCAAGTGAAGTCCAAAACGTTGCTGGCAACTAA
- the LOC6621600 gene encoding translocation protein SEC62 isoform X2, which yields MSEKKRTRRRKDEYTEPGAQKVDKPSKDEKNVAKWLKKNVKTKKTKFLSHIVEYFTSSKAIDALMKSKFTEGSNPLFTTREQVIEFLDVMLEHKFFHRAKKVPVTLEEIRGKSGGDKKADKEKSQDKEKEKDKAKDDKKDTDPEGDNGQGDGGASGNEKEKEKKEKKKRKIRLDMHPEQIFVDGSEAYVWIYDPIPLHYWIFGFILLLGAVGICLFPLWPPLLRKGVYYLSITGAGFLVFILALTIVRLIVFIIMWAITGGKLHFWIFPNLTEDVSFFASFWPLYESNYNSDQNNSSAKTDKKSKSKDKKKEKDSDAEDTAVDADGDADGDVDAEVSTLEPEKIELIKEHDTDLEIRKRRKVGADEYEEDDVDEEEPKTQPKDSKAGTPRNSGSDSESSSKDYEIISSSEVQNVAGN from the exons GAATACACCGAACCGGGTGCCCAGAAGGTGGACAAGCCGTCAAAGGACGAGAAGAACGTGGCCAAGTGGCTGAAGAAAAACGTTAAGACGAAGAAGACCAAGTTCCTGAGCCACATCGTCGAGTACTTCACCTCCAGCAAGGCCATCGATGCTCTGATGAAATCCAAATTCACCGAGGGCAGCAATCCGCTTTTCACCACCCGGGAGCAGGTAATCGAGTTTCTAGACGTGATGCTGGAGCACAAGTTCTTCCATCGCGCCAAGAAGGTGCCCGTCACTCTGGAGGAGATCAGAGGAAAGTCTGGAGGCGACAAGAAGGCGGACAAGGAGAAGAGCCAAGAcaaggagaaggaaaaggacAAGGCAAAGGATGACAAGAAGGATACCGATCCGGAAGGCGATAATGGCCAAGGAGACGGAGGTGCGTCTGgcaatgaaaaagaaaaggagaaaaaggagaagaaaAAGCGCAAGATCCGCCTGGACATGCATCCCGAGCAGATCTTCGTGGACGGCTCCGAGGCATACGTCTGGATTTACGATCCCATTCCGCTCCACTACTGGATCTTCGGTTTCATCCTGCTACTTGGCGCCGTTGGCATTTGCCTTTTCCCTCTGTGGCCTCCACTGCTACGCAAGGGTGTCTACTACTTGTCCATTACGGGTGCCGGCTTCCTTGTTTTCATCCTGGCTCTGACCATTGTACGTCTTATTGTGTTCATCATCATGTGGGCAATAACCGGCGGCAAGTTGCACTTCTGGATCTTCCCCAACCTAACCGAGGATGTGAGCTTCTTTGCCTCCTTCTGGCCACTATATGAG AGCAACTATAACAGTGACCAAAATAATTCGTCCGCCAAGACCGAcaagaaatcgaaatcgaaggACAAGAAGAAGGAAAAAGATAGCGATGCCGAGGACACAGCCGTGGATGCGGATGGAGATGCTGACGGTGATGTGGATGCGGAGGTTTCCACGCTTGAACCAGAGAAAATCGAGCTTATCAAAGAACATGACACCGACTTGGAAATCCGCAAACGTCGCAAAGTGGGTGCCGACGAATACGAGGAAGACGATGTGGATGAAGAAGAACCGAAGACGCAGCCCAAGGATTCCAAAGCTGG aacgccacgcaaCTCGGGATCGGATTCGGAGAGCTCGAGTAAAGATTACGAGATAATCAGTTCAAGTGAAGTCCAAAACGTTGCTGGCAACTAA
- the LOC116800633 gene encoding uncharacterized protein LOC116800633, which translates to MDKVFNSQESKSSNYVDDKIPELEDINKTINDMFVEDPERISLKSNESNEHSAFSSNKTNHYEDYSQPVSKTLSISNSTWERFCETKPKSTLYKCARCGQHKHREDIFAKIKIKDSKVPGKSDANQIRLNKKIGCAIKQRLNNLRSFSGAQECKKFEHEKKKSLKPADHGVTPELFRENRSMQKRKATDDIPNEENIRRQSIITSIQSKGYSLASQTPINDQSTLKCLNLQAKIDNRDNNPAKIYDQPKITLSKIHHECLQNRPRIALKAVNLNQSQIPDNNFQLRRHKEPSFNWGVMQICETVSHRSLVIPKTLVPTYVGELVHIGQATKCYIKKNILPDYPPSSLFEFRIPDISPNELLSYRSSDDISGSCTPIPHTASPKEQPISHKNPCLPVDPTQPEKSESRKTIYENLELSFTTQKADSFNHPNDKLADYEDQLVDMNEKCINADFSSLSDNNMGHTSNADLKTLRKEEDPLNASNPKTEITAVGNTFARSKENKENSKDTLYQESRITLQKYSHSKLNNAIRKQIDKSLQQKIKKIMSKPIKLLKSNDSDSVDNLWSHLQTN; encoded by the coding sequence ATGGACAAAGTATTCAACTCACAGGAATCGAAAAGCTCAAACTACGTGGATGACAAGATACCAGAATTGGAGGATATTAATAAGACGATCAACGACATGTTTGTCGAGGACCCTGAACGCATTTCTTTGAAAAGTAATGAATCAAATGAGCACAGTGCATTTTcatcaaataaaacaaaccaCTACGAAGATTATTCCCAGCCCGTTTCAAAAACACTAAGCATAAGCAATTCAACCTGGGAACGATTTTGTGAAACCAAACCCAAATCGACATTATATAAGTGTGCTCGCTGCGGACAGCATAAGCATCGTGAAGATATATttgctaaaattaaaataaaggaTAGTAAAGTTCCAGGAAAATCCGATGCGAATCAAATCAGGCTGAATAAAAAAATAGGATGCGCAATAAAGCAAAGGCTAAATAACTTAAGATCCTTTTCAGGAGCACAAGAATGTAAAAAATTCGAACACGAAAAGAAGAAATCCCTAAAACCAGCAGATCATGGAGTAACCCCAGAGCTTTTTAGAGAAAACCGAAGTATGCAAAAGCGAAAAGCTACGGATGACATCCCAAATGAGGAAAATATAAGACGGCAATCCATAATTACAAGCATTCAAAGCAAGGGGTATTCTTTGGCATCACAAACTCCTATAAACGATCAAAGcactttaaaatgtttaaatttacaAGCAAAAATAGATAATAGGGATAACAATCCAGCCAAAATATATGATCAACCAAAGATCACTCTCTCCAAGATACACCACGAATGTCTTCAAAATCGACCCAGAATCGCACTTAAAGCTGTGAATTTAAACCAATCTCAAATACCGGATAATAACTTTCAATTACGTAGACATAAGGAGCCATCGTTCAACTGGGGAGTGATGCAAATCTGCGAGACTGTATCTCATAGGAGTCTAGTAATCCCCAAAACACTGGTTCCCACTTATGTTGGTGAGTTGGTGCATATCGGTCAAGCCACGAAATGCTATATCaagaaaaatattcttccGGACTATCCGCCTTCGTCTCTCTTTGAGTTTCGTATCCCTGACATTAGTCCCAACGAGCTGCTATCCTATCGAAGTTCGGATGACATTAGCGGAAGCTGTACTCCAATACCTCATACAGCGAGTCCAAAGGAGCAACCTATAAGCCATAAAAACCCGTGTCTTCCGGTTGATCCAACCCAGCCAGAAAAATCGGAAAGTCGAAAGACTATATACGAAAATCTTGAATTGTCGTTCACCACACAAAAAGCAGATAGTTTTAACCATCCCAATGATAAATTAGCTGATTATGAAGACCAATTGGTAGATATGaatgaaaaatgcataaatgctgaTTTTAGTTCCTTAAGTGACAACAATATGGGCCATACATCAAATGCagatttaaaaactttaagaAAGGAAGAAGATCCATTAAATGCATCCAATCCAAAGACTGAAATTACGGCAGTTGGTAATACGTTTGCGAGatcaaaagaaaataaagaaaattcgAAGGATACATTGTACCAGGAAAGCCGCATTACGTTACAAAAGTACAGTCACTCAAAATTAAACAATGCAATTAGAAAACAAATCGACAAATCCTTGCAACAGAAGATCAAAAAAATTATGAGTAAACCGATAAAGTTGCTTAAGTCGAATGATTCAGATTCAGTTGACAATTTGTGGAGCCatttacaaacaaattaa
- the LOC116800187 gene encoding uncharacterized protein LOC116800187 translates to MFRFYKLYSLYMNNMASGPAGQREWCLCEKLPRAVLHIPVNHRQICQVCGLARRPQAGHDSSSDKDVDQGTEEQKTIIPEQSQVEEPKKSLKTRVKVTIRGKKPKAKNCCRTNCHKCGGLAKAEVVQEGTEAPKEMKFKRYPGRHGLYWKPKGMMSRRQVAKAPPPSTPSSSLTLSPLPSSSPTAPPPPPLPHQEPESARSEMPSLVAMAHTVSNPKNNLLQNYNNLFVSNFIPLQSPITDTFGGAISKRSRNSIRPRIHRSRPLPPLSKVLTNILSSQNSKDDREMGGGLSSCNCKDSQSTDSELASQFCPFDQYEGPSEDALVVNSARYMLHRPKSLHVEPRQDVHNNRIESLNFQFSSTKNTPSPNADNLSGILFMTHSVKPDQPTARPPNRQLLSRAIGKLRRKSRKSESRDLPF, encoded by the exons ATGTTCCGCTTCTACAAGTTGTACTCGTTGTACATGAACAACATGGCCAGTGGACCTGCAGGGCAGCGGGAGTGGTGCCTGTGCGAGAAACTGCCGCGGGCGGTGCTCCACATCCCGGTGAACCATCGTCAGATCTGCCAGGTGTGCGGATTGGCCAGGCGCCCCCAGGCTGGACACGATTCCTCCAGCGACAAGGATGTAGATCAGGGCACCGAGGAGCAGAAGACGATTATCCCTGAGCAAAGCCAAGTGGAGGAGCCCAAAAAAAGCCTAAAGACTCGGGTAAAGGTAACCATTAGGggcaagaagccgaaagccaAGAATTGTTGCCGGACGAACTGCCACAAGTGTGGTGGCTTGGCCAAAGCAGAAGTTGTCCAGGAAGGTACTGAAGCACCCAAAGAGATGAAGTTCAAGCGGTACCCGGGGCGTCATGGCTTGTACTGGAAACCGAAGGGGATGATGAGCCGTCGACAGGTGGCCAAAGCACCGCCACCTTCGACGCCGTCATCATCTCTTACGCTATCGCCATTGCCTTCATCATCGCccacagcaccaccaccaccaccactccCTCATCAAGAACCGGAATCCGCACGGTCGGAGATGCCAAGCCTGGTGGCCATGGCCCATACCGTTTCCAATCCAAAAAACAACCTGCTACAGAACTACAACAATCTATTTGTCAGTAACTTTATACCCTTACAGAGTCCCATTACGGATACTTTTGGGGGAGCTATCTCCAAGAGGAGCAGGAACAGCATTCGCCCACGCATCCACAGGAGTCGCCCATTGCCACCACTTTCCAAAGTCTTAACCAATATCTTGAGCAGCCAAAACTCGAAGGATGACAGAGAGATGGGTGGTGGATTGAGTAGCTGCAACTGTAAGGACTCGCAATCGACCGATTCCGAGCTGGCTAGCCAGTTCTGTCCATTTGATCAGTATGAAGGTCCATCCGAAGATGCTCTTGTCGTGAATAGCGCCCGATATATGCTCCATCGACCGAAATCACTGCACGTCGAACCACGACAGGATGTGCACAACAATCGCATTGAATCTTTGAACTTTCAGTTCAGCTCTACCAAGAACACCCCGAGTCCAAACGCTGACAATCTATCGGGCATCCTATTCATGACGCATTCA GTAAAACCAGACCAACCAACAGCTCGACCCCCAAACCGGCAGTTACTCAGCAGAGCAATCGGGAAATTAAGGCGAAAGAGTCGGAAGTCGGAGTCGAGAGATCTTCCTTTTTAA
- the LOC6620824 gene encoding translocation protein SEC62, with amino-acid sequence MYEFFHRAKKVPVTLEEIRGKSGGDKKADKEKSQDKEKEKDKAKDDKKDTDPEGDNGQGDGGASGNEKEKEKKEKKKRKIRLDMHPEQIFVDGSEAYVWIYDPIPLHYWIFGFILLLGAVGICLFPLWPPLLRKGVYYLSITGAGFLVFILALTIVRLIVFIIMWAITGGKLHFWIFPNLTEDVSFFASFWPLYESNYNSDQNNSSAKTDKKSKSKDKKKEKDSDAEDTAVDADGDADGDVDAEVSTLEPEKIELIKEHDTDLEIRKRRKVGADEYEEDDVDEEEPKTQPKDSKAG; translated from the exons ATGTACGAATTCTTCCATCGCGCCAAGAAGGTGCCCGTCACTCTGGAGGAGATCAGAGGAAAGTCTGGAGGCGACAAGAAGGCGGACAAGGAGAAGAGCCAAGAcaaggagaaggaaaaggacAAGGCAAAGGATGACAAGAAGGATACCGATCCGGAAGGCGATAATGGCCAAGGAGACGGAGGTGCGTCTGgcaatgaaaaagaaaaggagaaaaaggagaagaaaAAGCGCAAGATCCGCCTGGACATGCATCCCGAGCAGATCTTCGTGGACGGCTCCGAGGCATACGTCTGGATTTACGATCCCATTCCGCTCCACTACTGGATCTTCGGTTTCATCCTGCTACTTGGCGCCGTTGGCATTTGCCTTTTCCCTCTGTGGCCTCCACTGCTACGCAAGGGTGTCTACTACTTGTCCATTACGGGTGCCGGCTTCCTTGTTTTCATCCTGGCTCTGACCATTGTACGTCTTATTGTGTTCATCATCATGTGGGCAATAACCGGCGGCAAGTTGCACTTCTGGATCTTCCCCAACCTAACCGAGGATGTGAGCTTCTTTGCCTCCTTCTGGCCACTATATGAG AGCAACTATAACAGTGACCAAAATAATTCGTCCGCCAAGACCGAcaagaaatcgaaatcgaaggACAAGAAGAAGGAAAAAGATAGCGATGCCGAGGACACAGCCGTGGATGCGGATGGAGATGCTGACGGTGATGTGGATGCGGAGGTTTCCACGCTTGAACCAGAGAAAATCGAGCTTATCAAAGAACATGACACCGACTTGGAAATCCGCAAACGTCGCAAAGTGGGTGCCGACGAATACGAGGAAGACGATGTGGATGAAGAAGAACCGAAGACGCAGCCCAAGGATTCCAAAGCTGGGTAA